The following proteins are encoded in a genomic region of Bernardetia sp. MNP-M8:
- a CDS encoding DEAD/DEAH box helicase, with the protein MMHYSAGYTNTTNHFVIQNLPFFSQKVVEEEKTKFAFLLRFLQRSLVMPLPEELAARFNVQDNQVENYIPLLPLQISEKNKYIPKWKFEQQSKQNSSEKAMRLFLRERLQSYLPEWGFLEFLFWSNASLSDALQLEITQDNVNPELKDTVINFYLPIAELAILIVVSSKEREKQQKIEQKLRSKGIYVVSFTVEEIVNETDLIREKMEWIRHQVEKPIFSNKLREWNRTATNQPRETIITQVWWKAALIRVQILTAEMLFRGVWKLDDKAWKAVFLMREKEQIPKEIIELAIESIQKLVLQLFPELPFVAPKVSITTVFSELELKQSDNRENNQEILKVDFSILHRWTDSDKNRNWIKIRNEYAENYRFSFHSDEGKPLSKQFPVLSHSFFQSDFQNWSFDDNNDLKRSEFLLNHSLNSETSHVLKANSSSFIQILLAKALNGQSVLANIPLQIDSNFIFGWLSVLQSSPSLLVCASTDVALDKMEELAKNGVDKTTVWHSEMSSQEVKQAQDLVKENKVFLLILTADLLNTKEFKNFISNENNEGSTTKNQINWAYFLVDEIHRFSEWSSQHKEEYIALESIYYNYFDAAKTPFVFLSHFLDQSASKSIQNTFKVEENDFYASVNASEFLENKISNFEFIETENTYSALVNILKNIQNETNQESIKNKGIIFTSGVNGSTGSYLLSERLEFDLKRKVYPYSIKIPQGSHDDKETHFIKRNYLRNALKTSQDVLVASTSALNSGINLENLDFVIQYGLPKSLTQLLDISNRIKQKNSKTYIIFQKEKDEKTLLKLFEPTTRLSDIRNMNRDVSWLGGDMYRHLLEWASKVEPVEEEVEFMKQFYDKYCLITDTKNDAEEQKDKIIKISEVEISDLDFRLFSQKVDRKLTVERTIIRFHQMGILSNWEYSTHISNTKFKIWVQAHNQNTVRKYIFDIIQTHQSDFEIHKDEKYAGIFSRKNYSILEKYCFLFLQWIHENSIYHLKNNLKELYHYAKSQVEKNQPITSVFVDPFLHPSSINRLLYFIEKENNLIQENKIYLLSNQEIDWIFEELKKMNQDEDENKQISLFFIEKWRKRVNQNTHQKVNQHTVLDFYKAILELSLGIKPNNNKGYFDIENAPKTLFGSVEKIIKSTINTNNIDYFIEKYVSFGIDFSEEAKAYISESILMSESNLENKQLRATQIYSYLKDMHSLTVLLQLEVEKMKTIHLEVQGV; encoded by the coding sequence AAATTTGCTTTTTTATTGCGTTTTTTGCAGCGCAGTTTGGTAATGCCATTGCCTGAAGAATTGGCTGCGAGATTTAATGTACAAGACAATCAAGTAGAAAATTACATTCCTCTGCTTCCTTTACAAATTTCAGAAAAGAATAAATACATTCCAAAATGGAAATTTGAGCAGCAGAGCAAACAAAATAGTTCTGAAAAAGCAATGCGTTTGTTTTTGCGTGAACGCTTACAAAGTTATTTACCCGAATGGGGATTTTTAGAGTTTTTGTTTTGGTCAAATGCCTCTTTATCAGATGCTTTACAGTTAGAAATTACTCAAGATAATGTAAATCCAGAATTAAAAGATACAGTTATAAATTTTTATTTGCCAATTGCAGAACTAGCCATTTTGATTGTTGTTAGCAGTAAAGAAAGAGAAAAACAACAAAAAATTGAACAAAAACTACGTTCGAAAGGAATTTATGTCGTCAGCTTTACAGTTGAAGAGATTGTAAACGAAACTGATTTGATTCGTGAAAAAATGGAATGGATTCGCCACCAAGTAGAAAAACCTATTTTTTCAAATAAACTCAGAGAGTGGAACAGAACAGCAACCAATCAGCCTAGAGAAACAATTATTACCCAAGTTTGGTGGAAAGCAGCTCTTATTCGTGTCCAGATTCTGACAGCAGAAATGCTTTTTAGAGGAGTTTGGAAACTAGATGATAAAGCATGGAAAGCTGTTTTTTTGATGCGAGAAAAAGAACAAATTCCAAAAGAAATTATAGAATTAGCTATTGAAAGCATTCAAAAATTAGTTTTGCAGTTATTTCCAGAATTACCATTTGTAGCTCCTAAAGTTTCTATCACTACTGTTTTTTCTGAATTAGAATTAAAACAAAGCGACAATAGAGAAAATAATCAAGAAATACTAAAAGTAGATTTTAGTATTCTGCATCGTTGGACAGATTCTGATAAGAATAGAAATTGGATAAAAATACGAAATGAATATGCTGAAAATTATCGTTTTTCATTTCATTCTGATGAAGGAAAACCTTTATCCAAACAGTTTCCTGTTCTTTCTCACTCTTTTTTTCAATCTGATTTTCAGAATTGGAGTTTTGATGACAATAATGATTTGAAACGCTCTGAATTTTTACTCAATCATTCTTTAAACTCAGAAACAAGCCATGTTTTAAAAGCAAATTCATCTTCTTTTATTCAAATTTTGCTTGCAAAAGCTCTTAATGGTCAGTCTGTTTTGGCAAATATTCCTTTGCAGATTGACTCTAATTTCATTTTTGGTTGGCTTTCTGTTTTACAATCTTCTCCTTCACTTCTTGTCTGTGCTTCTACTGATGTTGCTTTGGATAAAATGGAAGAATTGGCTAAAAATGGAGTAGATAAAACTACGGTTTGGCATTCCGAAATGAGCAGTCAAGAAGTAAAACAAGCACAAGATTTAGTAAAAGAAAATAAAGTTTTCTTGCTAATTCTGACAGCCGATTTACTCAATACAAAGGAGTTTAAAAACTTTATAAGCAATGAAAACAATGAAGGCTCTACTACTAAAAATCAAATAAACTGGGCATACTTCTTAGTTGATGAAATTCATCGTTTTTCAGAGTGGAGTTCTCAACATAAAGAAGAATATATTGCTTTAGAAAGTATTTATTACAATTATTTTGATGCAGCCAAAACACCTTTTGTATTTCTATCCCATTTTTTAGATCAATCTGCTTCAAAGTCTATTCAAAATACTTTCAAAGTAGAAGAAAATGATTTTTATGCTTCTGTAAATGCTTCTGAATTTTTGGAAAATAAAATATCCAATTTTGAATTTATAGAAACAGAAAATACATATTCTGCTCTTGTAAATATTCTAAAAAATATTCAAAATGAGACGAATCAAGAAAGTATAAAAAATAAAGGAATAATTTTTACTTCGGGAGTAAATGGAAGTACAGGCTCTTATCTGCTTTCCGAACGATTAGAGTTTGATTTGAAGCGAAAAGTTTATCCCTATTCTATCAAAATCCCACAAGGCTCACATGACGACAAAGAAACACATTTTATAAAACGAAATTATTTAAGAAATGCTCTCAAAACTTCTCAAGACGTACTTGTAGCTTCTACTTCTGCGCTTAACTCTGGAATTAATTTGGAGAATTTAGATTTTGTTATTCAATATGGTTTACCAAAATCTTTGACTCAACTTTTAGATATTTCGAATAGAATAAAACAGAAAAACTCAAAAACCTATATCATTTTTCAAAAAGAAAAAGATGAAAAAACACTATTAAAACTTTTTGAACCAACTACTCGCCTTTCAGATATTCGCAATATGAATAGAGATGTAAGTTGGCTGGGTGGCGATATGTATAGGCATCTGTTGGAATGGGCTTCTAAAGTTGAGCCTGTTGAGGAAGAAGTAGAGTTTATGAAGCAGTTTTATGATAAATATTGTTTAATAACAGATACAAAAAACGATGCAGAAGAACAAAAAGATAAGATTATCAAGATTTCAGAAGTAGAAATTTCAGATTTAGATTTTAGACTTTTTTCGCAGAAAGTAGATAGAAAACTGACTGTAGAAAGGACAATTATTCGTTTTCATCAAATGGGAATTTTATCTAATTGGGAATATTCGACACATATTTCGAATACAAAATTCAAGATTTGGGTACAAGCACATAATCAAAATACAGTTAGAAAATATATTTTCGATATTATTCAAACTCATCAATCTGATTTTGAAATTCATAAAGATGAAAAATATGCAGGTATTTTCTCAAGAAAAAATTATTCTATTTTAGAAAAATACTGTTTCTTGTTTCTACAATGGATTCACGAAAATAGTATTTACCATCTCAAAAACAATTTAAAGGAACTCTATCACTACGCTAAAAGCCAAGTAGAAAAAAATCAACCTATTACTTCTGTTTTTGTAGATCCTTTTCTTCATCCTTCTTCTATCAATAGGCTACTTTATTTTATTGAAAAAGAAAATAATTTAATTCAAGAGAATAAAATATACTTATTATCCAATCAAGAAATAGATTGGATTTTTGAAGAACTTAAAAAGATGAATCAAGATGAAGATGAGAATAAACAAATTAGCTTATTTTTTATAGAAAAATGGCGAAAAAGAGTAAACCAAAATACGCATCAAAAAGTAAATCAGCATACCGTTTTAGATTTTTATAAAGCCATTTTAGAGCTTTCTTTAGGAATAAAACCAAATAATAATAAAGGGTATTTTGATATAGAAAATGCTCCCAAAACGTTATTTGGTTCAGTTGAAAAGATAATAAAAAGTACAATCAATACTAACAACATTGATTATTTTATAGAAAAATATGTATCTTTTGGCATTGATTTTTCAGAAGAAGCAAAAGCATATATCTCAGAAAGTATTTTGATGAGTGAAAGTAATTTAGAAAATAAGCAGTTACGAGCTACTCAAATTTACTCGTATTTAAAAGATATGCATAGTCTTACTGTCTTGCTTCAATTAGAAGTAGAAAAAATGAAAACAATTCATCTTGAAGTACAAGGAGTTTAA
- a CDS encoding Crp/Fnr family transcriptional regulator yields the protein MNQFREVSTFFKKQYPLNKHGLEELFSLFELKKIDKNTILLKENDFEKELRFLNKGIIREYYSTSEREININFYTQPQFITDLSAFNGGIATKKNQQSLTKAEVLSIDKIKFEQLLEKYQCGKTIIESSFQKLLKHKELLEYNRITKTPEELYQELFIYKKHWLELIPQYHIASFLNISPETLSRIRKRIS from the coding sequence ATGAATCAGTTTAGAGAAGTAAGTACCTTTTTCAAAAAACAATATCCTCTCAATAAACATGGATTAGAGGAACTCTTTTCCCTATTCGAACTTAAAAAAATTGACAAAAACACTATTCTTCTTAAAGAAAATGATTTTGAAAAAGAACTTCGTTTTTTAAATAAAGGAATAATTAGGGAATATTATTCAACATCAGAAAGGGAAATCAATATAAATTTTTATACTCAACCTCAATTTATTACAGATTTGTCAGCATTTAATGGTGGAATAGCTACCAAAAAAAATCAACAAAGTCTTACCAAAGCAGAAGTATTAAGCATTGATAAAATAAAGTTTGAGCAATTATTGGAAAAATATCAATGTGGAAAAACTATTATAGAATCTTCTTTTCAAAAGCTATTAAAACACAAAGAACTTTTAGAATATAATAGAATTACCAAAACGCCTGAAGAACTCTATCAAGAATTATTTATCTACAAAAAACATTGGTTAGAACTTATACCTCAATATCACATCGCTTCTTTTTTGAATATTAGTCCTGAAACATTAAGTCGAATTCGAAAACGCATTTCTTGA
- a CDS encoding MBL fold metallo-hydrolase, translated as MLQIHHLRNATLVIETEKDVILVEPMLGKKGTLPTFTFFRFKAQKNPIVELPDNSQAILNKVTHCLITHAHPDHLDTAAERFLIKNNIPVTCSIKDEKLFKKKGLDVVQTIDYWKKSNFLGGTIEGIPAKHGYGFISKPMGNVMGFYIELPNQKSIYLSSDTIYTPSVDKVLKEYKPAISVIACGSAQLDIFQPLLMKMKDIVKFVQNSDGIVIANHLEAVNHCPTTRIGLQKELEKNGLSYKVHIPNDGDVIIL; from the coding sequence ATGCTTCAAATTCATCATCTCCGAAATGCAACGCTAGTTATTGAAACCGAAAAAGATGTAATCCTTGTCGAACCTATGTTAGGGAAAAAAGGAACATTACCTACTTTCACATTTTTTCGTTTTAAGGCTCAAAAAAATCCTATTGTAGAATTACCAGATAACTCTCAAGCAATTTTAAATAAAGTCACTCATTGTTTGATTACTCACGCACACCCAGACCACCTAGATACAGCAGCAGAACGATTTTTGATTAAAAATAATATTCCTGTTACATGCAGCATTAAAGACGAAAAATTATTCAAAAAGAAAGGTTTAGATGTCGTTCAAACCATAGATTATTGGAAAAAAAGTAACTTTCTAGGAGGAACAATAGAAGGAATTCCAGCCAAACACGGCTATGGATTTATCTCAAAACCAATGGGAAATGTAATGGGATTTTATATTGAATTGCCCAATCAAAAATCAATTTATTTAAGTTCGGATACCATTTATACACCTTCTGTCGATAAAGTTTTGAAGGAATATAAACCTGCTATAAGTGTCATCGCTTGTGGTAGCGCACAACTTGATATTTTTCAGCCTTTACTTATGAAAATGAAAGATATTGTAAAGTTTGTCCAAAACTCTGATGGAATAGTGATTGCAAATCATTTGGAAGCCGTAAATCATTGTCCTACCACACGAATAGGATTACAAAAAGAACTAGAAAAAAATGGTTTATCTTATAAAGTTCATATTCCAAATGATGGAGATGTGATTATTCTTTAA
- a CDS encoding tetratricopeptide repeat protein, which translates to MPPSVLSLPYEQKVNHLHTLFNYEKNIEAAIVLNNLGALYEAQEKYAEAKIYYEKALAMIKETVGETHPHYQNTSASLKRLDELKAKK; encoded by the coding sequence TTGCCCCCTTCTGTTCTTAGTCTCCCATACGAACAGAAGGTAAACCATTTACACACTCTATTTAATTATGAAAAAAATATAGAAGCTGCGATTGTTTTAAACAATTTGGGAGCATTGTATGAAGCGCAAGAAAAATATGCAGAAGCAAAAATATATTATGAAAAAGCTTTAGCAATGATAAAGGAAACAGTAGGAGAAACTCACCCACATTATCAAAACACATCAGCTAGTTTGAAAAGGTTAGATGAATTAAAAGCCAAAAAATAA